The following proteins are co-located in the Shouchella hunanensis genome:
- a CDS encoding amino acid adenylation domain-containing protein, translated as MNLTKENLKDIYELSPMQKGMIFQYMLEPKSTAYVEQFDFKLRGKINPSQMRNAFTYLINKYDILRTVFTYGKTDEPRQIVLKEWKTPFSIVNFNKSGTSLLEEFKQKDRERGFNLKEEIPTRITLVNTEEDTWNLILSFHHIIMDGWSLGPLLTELFSKYHEENMDIEPNQYLYKDYIKWVNQQDQGSAKKYWGNYLLDYKKSIGLPTPNGQKKKGYSQEIRSFNVTSEQYEKMKKFTKKHHITLNTVFHSIWGLLLQKFNNTQDVVYGNVVSGRSPHIIGIEKMVGLFINTLPIRVSVEEEMTFLQLCKKLQEENFSSNKFDFYPLYEIQSLSPLRNNLINHVVAFENYPMDEQLKKLKVEKGDSFYFESLSYFEQTNYDLHIVVNPDIKFNITFVYNKNIYDENFMQIVERSFLELLNTSINNHDELISSLKVCSDFDESQIINQSLTVKNRDVTLIDTFKKNVTSNKNEIAIIFKEQQYSYEFIDNWSDALAGKLQLEGVKAGDKVGLYFPRCPELIVSILAVLKIGGIYVPLDLVNNVKRTGYIISDANVKHVITNAGFRSDLEGIENLFIVSMEESINLNKTDLRRYFTRDSANAYLMYTSGSTGNPKGCLISQNNILSFVNSLDFINWDNVNRLLQIGSPAFDACTFEIWGALLKGKTLVIAEQEQVLDPDKFKELINKNSIDIFFLTTSLFNKFSDFDASVFENTQYVLVGGEAGSVKHFSQVVEACPNTNLINIYGPTENTAFSMHYLIGASDSKRINMPIGKPLKNTLAYVFDMKGNILPDGAIGELYLSGFGVGQGYYNKPSLSKEKFIKNPYYSDLRLYKTGDLVRKLPNGNFEFVERIDTQVKIRGYRIELGEIEQIMMKLEGIMEVVVTVKNIRNEHELCAYFTASNDVCLDSLKHELKTLLPRYMIPGFFCKLDKFVLNNNGKINHSKLPEPEIIYQNKAPRKLNVVEENIIAICSNILEVDINKLNSSDNFFEIGFNSLNLVTLNNRLKKEYSIDIPLTTLFEFSSVDKLAKYLTTSEDTSKINSRINQKENEEQKQLKNSLMKSKTLLQRLGGKS; from the coding sequence ATGAATTTAACTAAAGAAAACCTTAAAGATATTTATGAGTTGTCTCCTATGCAAAAAGGTATGATTTTTCAATATATGCTAGAGCCTAAGTCAACTGCATATGTTGAACAATTTGATTTTAAACTACGTGGAAAAATTAACCCATCTCAAATGCGTAATGCTTTTACTTATCTAATAAATAAGTATGATATTTTAAGAACAGTTTTTACTTACGGGAAAACCGATGAACCTAGACAAATTGTTTTAAAGGAATGGAAAACACCTTTTTCAATTGTAAATTTTAATAAAAGTGGTACATCGTTATTAGAAGAATTTAAGCAAAAAGATAGAGAAAGGGGGTTTAATTTAAAAGAAGAAATTCCCACTCGTATTACGTTAGTCAATACCGAGGAGGATACTTGGAACTTAATTCTTTCATTCCACCATATTATAATGGATGGATGGTCTCTTGGTCCTTTATTAACCGAACTTTTTAGTAAGTATCATGAAGAGAATATGGATATAGAGCCAAATCAATACCTATATAAAGATTATATAAAGTGGGTAAATCAACAGGATCAGGGAAGTGCAAAAAAATATTGGGGAAATTATTTACTAGATTATAAAAAATCGATAGGCTTACCAACTCCTAATGGCCAAAAAAAGAAAGGTTATTCACAAGAAATTCGATCATTCAATGTAACTTCAGAACAATATGAAAAAATGAAAAAATTTACTAAAAAGCATCATATAACTCTAAATACGGTATTTCATTCGATTTGGGGATTGCTCTTACAAAAGTTTAATAATACTCAAGATGTCGTGTATGGAAATGTTGTATCTGGTAGGTCTCCGCATATAATTGGAATTGAAAAAATGGTGGGGCTTTTTATTAACACATTGCCAATCAGAGTCTCTGTTGAGGAAGAAATGACATTTTTACAACTATGTAAAAAATTACAAGAAGAAAATTTTAGTTCTAATAAATTTGACTTTTACCCGTTATATGAAATTCAAAGTTTAAGTCCTCTGAGAAATAATCTTATAAATCACGTAGTAGCTTTCGAAAATTACCCTATGGATGAGCAACTTAAAAAACTTAAAGTTGAAAAAGGTGATTCATTTTATTTTGAGAGTTTAAGCTACTTCGAACAAACAAATTACGATTTGCATATTGTTGTAAATCCAGATATAAAATTCAATATAACATTTGTATACAATAAAAATATTTATGATGAAAATTTCATGCAAATTGTTGAAAGGAGTTTTTTGGAATTATTAAACACTTCTATAAATAATCATGATGAGCTAATATCATCACTAAAAGTTTGCTCAGATTTTGATGAATCTCAAATTATAAATCAATCTCTAACGGTTAAAAATAGAGATGTTACTTTAATTGATACATTTAAAAAAAATGTAACATCTAATAAGAACGAAATAGCAATTATTTTTAAAGAGCAACAATACAGCTATGAATTTATTGACAATTGGTCAGACGCTTTAGCAGGGAAGTTACAGCTTGAGGGTGTAAAGGCTGGGGATAAGGTAGGTTTATATTTCCCGAGATGTCCTGAATTAATCGTTAGTATATTAGCTGTGCTAAAAATAGGGGGAATTTATGTACCTTTAGACTTAGTAAACAATGTTAAAAGAACTGGCTATATTATTTCGGATGCCAATGTTAAACATGTAATTACTAATGCTGGCTTTCGGAGTGACTTGGAGGGAATTGAAAACTTATTTATAGTTAGCATGGAAGAGAGCATTAATTTAAATAAAACTGATTTAAGAAGATATTTTACTAGAGATTCGGCAAATGCTTATTTAATGTACACTTCTGGTTCAACAGGAAATCCGAAGGGCTGCCTTATAAGCCAAAACAATATATTAAGTTTTGTTAATAGCTTAGATTTTATCAATTGGGATAACGTTAATCGACTACTTCAAATTGGCTCACCAGCTTTTGATGCATGTACATTTGAAATTTGGGGAGCTCTGCTAAAAGGAAAAACACTAGTTATTGCAGAGCAAGAACAAGTATTAGATCCAGACAAGTTTAAAGAACTAATTAATAAAAATTCTATTGATATCTTCTTTCTTACAACTTCTTTATTTAATAAGTTTAGTGATTTCGATGCTTCCGTATTTGAAAATACTCAATATGTACTTGTTGGAGGAGAGGCTGGATCGGTTAAACATTTCTCACAAGTAGTTGAAGCATGTCCAAATACAAACTTAATAAATATATATGGGCCGACAGAAAACACTGCATTTTCAATGCATTATTTAATTGGAGCTTCTGACTCAAAACGCATAAATATGCCTATAGGCAAACCGCTTAAAAACACTTTAGCCTACGTATTTGATATGAAAGGTAATATACTGCCAGATGGGGCTATTGGAGAGCTTTATTTGAGTGGTTTTGGGGTAGGACAGGGTTATTATAACAAACCTAGTTTAAGCAAGGAAAAGTTCATTAAAAATCCTTATTACTCAGATCTTAGACTTTACAAAACTGGCGATTTAGTTAGAAAATTGCCAAATGGAAATTTTGAATTCGTAGAAAGAATAGATACACAAGTGAAAATTAGAGGTTACAGAATTGAATTAGGTGAGATTGAACAAATCATGATGAAGTTAGAAGGAATTATGGAAGTGGTTGTAACCGTCAAAAATATCAGGAATGAACATGAATTATGTGCCTATTTCACTGCATCAAATGATGTTTGCTTAGACAGTTTGAAACATGAACTGAAAACTCTTTTACCGCGGTACATGATTCCTGGTTTTTTCTGTAAATTAGACAAATTTGTATTAAATAACAATGGTAAAATCAATCATTCTAAATTACCTGAACCAGAGATCATTTATCAGAATAAAGCCCCTAGAAAATTAAATGTTGTAGAAGAGAATATTATTGCCATTTGCTCAAATATTCTAGAAGTAGATATAAATAAACTTAATAGTTCAGATAATTTTTTTGAAATTGGATTTAATTCTTTAAATCTAGTTACCTTAAATAATCGCTTAAAAAAGGAGTACTCAATAGACATACCCCTAACCACTTTATTTGAATTTTCATCTGTGGACAAGCTAGCAAAGTATTTAACTACTTCTGAAGATACTTCTAAAATTAATTCACGAATAAATCAAAAAGAAAATGAAGAACAAAAACAGTTAAAGAACAGCTTAATGAAATCGAAAACATTGTTACAAAGACTTGGAGGGAAATCATGA
- a CDS encoding non-ribosomal peptide synthetase: MTVFQKSNTKRELARFILEKVKLQELKSETAIEYLKELNTPSVDNEPMAIIGISCKFPDAETPEEYWENIIHSKDSIKSFPDNRVNDIKRINGDTSNLMKAGFLSEIASFDAEFFNIPPKVALQMDPYHRLLLQVFVEAIERAGYYKKQYSGKNVGVYVGNDHTHRMESSYLSFLSERDFTVLTGSWTGLLASRISYLLNLKGPAMVIDTSCSSSLVAIDNAIKAIRNNDCEEALIGGINLLLHPGEFDGEIQSNRYQVHTFDERAEGTAWGEGVAAILIKPLSSAQRDKDHIFGLIKGIAVNNDGASNGLTSPNSRAQKEVIVKAWERADINPESVSYIEAHGTGTKIGDPIEVKGITEAFNSFTNKRQFCAIGSIKTNIGHTVGAAGLASLIKVVYAMKNNVIPPTNNFELPNPLIDFCNSPIYVQDMAQPWYSNHTPMRAGISSFSLSGTNAHLVLEAAPKINTVKSEDIHLFPISGRDYNLLYKLTNRYIDFLKMNNNLSLKDLCYTAGIGREHYGSRASIICKDVKGLIAGLKGLIELLDSKVEHKQQKTINIDDVTIMLSGYTEKVPKDNHPHIKRKLKQKIDRFIDTKEVSLLQYISNHYVSGIEVDFKLLNGEDAKREPLPAQVFKENRYWDDEFINNNPAVLNYEKGNLDSESTTNKVWDRFYKSSFNLITGKEKTSKLRSFIGWCWAEILGYQELKVNDNFYKLGGDSVTGLRIVQLVNTGLNCEIPLSSLMKNNILLDFSDDVGNNLGSDIGEVDVFLNNKKNNPQVIDKEPINDEVFELSPLQNSIYLANQLTNSLAYNVTGIKKVSTEEKPENIESIFKQLIKRHPSLRTSFIVDEQGLQQKVEPYVNFQLDIIEMLPEVGSILDETINQEIRKYIRPFELAKAPLFRVGYFKSKDDSEYAHIVVDMHHLVTDGASMGILFRDYETIKKGGVLPVIRSNYSDFVVWNKSRMKEPNLLNQKKWWLSQYRDNIPKLNLITDKNRPSVNNYKGAKVYQSLNNDVISDLKLIAQRAETTPYVVMLSAFHALLSRLSGESEIVIGTPISGRNHIDFNDTVGMFVNTLPLRTKSSKDDTFFDLVANVKDLIFSAYDNKEYPIDLLIRELNLERNSGSNPLFNVYFAYQNLDMGLEDKSKETFVEFDNGTAKFDLTVSARETKKGIYMEWEYSKELFYPSSIENISNIFERLLKIIIKSPNDSLRSLQIVDSIENHQKVAKSGSKRSPSIVDNFNNTVENYKNNIAIAMDDQQLTYEELNLISNRIAHLLLDRGVKKGTGVLLFMNRSFDMIASMLGILKAGCYYIPLDPDNPQERLLSIVEDQRDKVLITNQNLDQVFNNQLNYLIINLKNIHLEEYESHNPNVQYSSEDLAYVMYTSGSTGKPKGTLIKQIGIVNLVNSDGVTDINAKDNFLQLSNYSFDGSTFDIYGALLNGAQLTLIHREQILDLNYLANLIEQKKISIFFITTALFNALIETNIEKLINVRKILVGGEQASSYHINKAYKELGPGKIINAYGPTETTVFATAYPIKEIAEKDNIPIGKEFGDIKIYVFNENLQVQPEGFPGELYIGGENVAKGYQDSPILTKENFINNPLNENEILYKTGDLGYRSLDGNIHYLGRIDHQIKLRGFRIELLEIEATALKTKLVSEAHAGIIDDENGGKVLSLWIVPTKEDLNKEELTTELKKYLPNYMVPNVIFKLSKLPLNKNGKIDKTQLPYNLETKKESEQMFNENEKVLLNVWKDVLGLKDIAIEDNFFSIGGDSIKAIQIVARLKGLDMNIVMNDLFLYQTIKSLAPHLKNNRQLQVNQDEIYGDCETSCVQDWHLNSPNSSLNHFNQGVIIEMKNGEMLKGNINHALTMLCKHHDLLRLSVKNGKELYIKEFNNNANEFFHIQEISEALDGDALKMELNNVQSHIQLEGPLIAVGYQKAKTNGKLFIFVHHISVDVVSWSIIIEDFVSLLRNKDHLLPLKTTPFSLWARELKNWANTKALEGDKQYWLNVSETYKNINNNLPILTSPYSYTSNRKVTLNNDLSKSLNTNANYAYGTTVLHLLLTIISSTINHYYSQENLLVNLEGHGREHFSNNIDVNRTVGWFTSTFPALLNNGLTLGNTIKNIKETINNIPRKGIGFGALLNSSDILDKDEKTRIKKLKPSVNFNFLGNQENQDINLDIKVDFLPTDLTVSQDYIMDFILDIIAYQKNGHIVFEFRYPKNLFDEHEFNYFTNLLIENCAKIVSHCLEQTKIEKTASDFRDSNLTESELNDIFDDLQI, translated from the coding sequence ATGACTGTTTTTCAGAAATCTAATACAAAAAGAGAACTGGCTAGGTTTATTCTTGAGAAGGTTAAATTACAAGAACTAAAATCAGAAACTGCTATTGAATACCTTAAAGAACTTAATACGCCATCGGTTGATAACGAACCGATGGCAATAATAGGAATATCATGTAAATTTCCAGACGCTGAAACACCAGAAGAATATTGGGAAAATATTATCCATAGTAAGGATAGTATCAAATCTTTTCCAGATAACAGAGTTAACGATATCAAAAGAATTAACGGTGACACCAGTAATCTAATGAAAGCAGGCTTTCTTTCTGAAATAGCTTCTTTTGATGCAGAGTTTTTTAATATACCTCCAAAAGTAGCTTTGCAGATGGATCCTTATCATAGACTCCTTTTACAGGTTTTTGTTGAGGCAATTGAAAGAGCTGGCTATTACAAAAAACAATATTCTGGAAAAAATGTAGGTGTTTATGTGGGGAACGATCACACGCACCGAATGGAGAGTTCGTATCTTTCGTTTCTGTCAGAAAGAGATTTTACTGTACTTACTGGCTCATGGACTGGCTTATTGGCTAGTAGGATTTCATATTTATTAAACTTAAAGGGACCAGCGATGGTCATTGATACATCTTGTTCTTCTTCCTTAGTTGCAATAGATAATGCTATTAAGGCTATTCGAAATAATGATTGTGAAGAGGCTTTAATAGGAGGCATTAATTTATTATTACACCCCGGAGAATTTGATGGGGAAATACAATCGAATAGATATCAAGTACATACTTTTGATGAACGTGCAGAAGGCACTGCTTGGGGTGAAGGAGTAGCAGCAATTTTAATAAAACCTCTTTCAAGTGCTCAAAGAGACAAAGACCATATTTTTGGACTTATTAAGGGGATAGCTGTAAACAATGATGGGGCATCTAATGGACTAACCTCTCCAAATTCACGTGCTCAAAAAGAAGTGATTGTCAAAGCGTGGGAAAGAGCAGATATAAATCCTGAGAGTGTATCTTACATTGAAGCTCATGGAACTGGCACTAAGATTGGTGACCCGATTGAAGTAAAAGGTATTACTGAAGCATTTAACAGTTTTACTAATAAACGTCAATTTTGTGCAATAGGTTCTATCAAAACGAATATAGGTCATACAGTAGGAGCGGCCGGCTTAGCATCACTAATTAAAGTGGTATATGCGATGAAAAATAATGTAATTCCTCCAACGAATAATTTTGAATTACCGAATCCTTTAATTGATTTCTGTAATAGTCCCATATATGTTCAAGACATGGCACAGCCATGGTATTCCAATCATACACCAATGAGGGCAGGAATTAGTTCATTTAGTCTATCTGGAACTAACGCTCATCTTGTTTTAGAAGCTGCACCTAAAATAAATACAGTGAAAAGTGAAGATATTCATTTATTTCCAATATCAGGAAGAGATTATAATTTACTTTATAAGCTAACCAATAGGTATATTGATTTTTTAAAGATGAATAATAATTTGTCTTTAAAAGATTTATGCTACACTGCGGGAATAGGTCGGGAACACTATGGTTCTAGAGCATCCATTATTTGTAAAGATGTAAAAGGACTAATTGCAGGATTAAAAGGTTTAATTGAACTTTTAGATTCAAAGGTTGAACATAAGCAACAAAAGACGATTAATATTGACGATGTTACAATTATGTTATCTGGATATACTGAGAAGGTGCCAAAAGATAATCACCCTCATATAAAGAGAAAATTAAAGCAAAAGATCGACAGATTTATTGACACAAAAGAAGTGAGTTTACTTCAGTACATTTCTAATCATTATGTTTCAGGTATCGAAGTCGATTTTAAATTGTTAAATGGTGAGGATGCTAAGCGAGAACCTTTGCCTGCTCAAGTATTTAAAGAAAATCGTTATTGGGATGATGAATTTATTAACAATAACCCTGCTGTACTTAATTATGAAAAAGGAAACTTAGATTCAGAATCAACTACAAATAAAGTATGGGATCGATTTTATAAAAGCTCTTTTAATCTAATTACTGGTAAAGAGAAAACTTCTAAATTACGATCATTTATAGGTTGGTGTTGGGCTGAAATACTAGGATACCAAGAATTAAAAGTAAATGATAATTTCTACAAATTAGGTGGTGATTCAGTAACTGGCTTAAGGATTGTTCAACTCGTAAATACGGGCCTAAATTGTGAAATACCTCTATCCAGTTTAATGAAAAACAACATACTTTTAGATTTTTCTGATGATGTTGGTAATAACCTCGGATCTGACATAGGAGAAGTTGACGTTTTTTTGAATAATAAAAAAAATAATCCGCAGGTTATTGACAAAGAGCCAATAAATGATGAAGTTTTTGAACTTTCACCTTTGCAGAATAGTATATATCTTGCTAATCAACTTACAAATTCATTAGCATATAACGTAACAGGAATCAAAAAGGTATCAACAGAGGAAAAGCCGGAAAATATAGAAAGTATTTTTAAACAATTAATAAAAAGACATCCTTCTTTACGTACATCATTTATTGTAGATGAACAAGGACTACAACAAAAAGTGGAGCCCTATGTTAATTTTCAGTTAGACATTATAGAAATGTTACCTGAAGTAGGTTCTATTTTAGATGAAACTATAAATCAAGAAATACGAAAATACATTCGACCATTTGAATTAGCTAAAGCACCTTTATTTAGAGTTGGTTATTTCAAATCTAAAGATGATTCAGAATATGCCCACATAGTGGTAGACATGCACCACTTAGTAACAGATGGAGCATCGATGGGAATTTTATTTAGAGATTATGAAACCATTAAAAAAGGTGGAGTTTTACCTGTTATTAGATCAAATTACAGTGATTTTGTGGTTTGGAATAAATCTAGAATGAAAGAACCAAATCTATTAAATCAAAAAAAATGGTGGTTGAGTCAGTATAGAGATAATATTCCAAAGTTAAATTTAATAACTGATAAAAATCGACCTTCTGTTAACAATTACAAAGGGGCAAAAGTTTATCAATCTTTAAATAATGACGTTATTTCAGATTTGAAGTTAATAGCACAAAGGGCAGAGACTACCCCTTATGTTGTGATGTTATCTGCATTTCATGCACTTCTTTCCAGATTATCTGGTGAATCTGAAATTGTAATAGGCACACCTATATCAGGTAGAAATCATATTGATTTTAATGATACTGTTGGAATGTTTGTAAATACTTTACCTTTGCGAACTAAATCCAGTAAAGATGATACTTTTTTTGATCTAGTTGCTAATGTTAAAGATCTAATTTTCTCTGCATATGACAATAAGGAATATCCAATAGATTTACTTATTAGAGAATTAAACTTAGAAAGAAATTCAGGTAGCAACCCTCTTTTTAATGTTTATTTTGCATATCAAAATCTAGATATGGGATTAGAAGATAAATCTAAAGAAACATTTGTAGAATTTGATAATGGAACAGCAAAGTTTGATTTGACAGTTAGTGCAAGAGAAACAAAAAAAGGTATTTATATGGAATGGGAGTATTCAAAAGAATTATTTTACCCTTCTTCAATTGAAAATATATCGAATATATTTGAGCGTTTGTTAAAAATAATTATTAAGAGCCCAAATGATTCCTTAAGGTCTTTACAAATAGTCGATTCAATTGAAAATCATCAAAAAGTTGCTAAATCAGGCAGTAAAAGAAGTCCGAGTATAGTTGATAATTTCAATAATACTGTTGAGAATTACAAAAATAATATTGCGATAGCTATGGACGATCAACAATTAACATACGAGGAATTAAATTTAATAAGCAACAGAATAGCGCACTTGCTTTTAGATAGAGGAGTAAAAAAAGGAACAGGGGTATTACTCTTCATGAATCGTTCTTTTGATATGATTGCATCCATGCTAGGTATTTTAAAGGCAGGTTGTTATTATATCCCATTAGATCCCGATAATCCCCAAGAAAGGTTATTGAGCATTGTTGAAGATCAAAGGGATAAGGTTTTAATAACAAATCAAAACTTAGACCAAGTCTTTAATAATCAATTAAATTATTTAATAATTAATTTGAAAAATATACACCTGGAAGAGTATGAATCGCATAATCCAAATGTACAATATTCCTCTGAAGATTTGGCTTATGTAATGTATACTTCTGGTTCAACGGGAAAGCCAAAAGGTACTCTAATTAAACAAATAGGAATAGTGAATTTAGTGAATAGTGACGGCGTTACAGACATAAATGCGAAAGATAATTTTCTGCAATTATCAAATTATTCCTTTGATGGTTCTACGTTTGATATTTATGGTGCCTTATTAAATGGAGCTCAGTTAACACTAATTCATAGAGAGCAAATTCTCGACTTAAATTATTTAGCGAATCTTATTGAGCAGAAAAAGATTTCTATCTTCTTTATAACGACTGCATTATTTAATGCATTAATTGAAACTAATATAGAAAAATTGATTAATGTGAGAAAAATTTTAGTTGGTGGTGAGCAGGCTTCTAGTTACCATATAAATAAAGCTTATAAAGAATTGGGCCCAGGGAAAATAATAAACGCTTATGGACCTACTGAAACGACGGTATTTGCAACAGCTTATCCAATAAAAGAAATAGCAGAAAAAGACAATATACCTATTGGAAAAGAATTTGGAGATATAAAAATATATGTATTTAATGAAAATTTACAAGTTCAACCTGAGGGGTTTCCTGGAGAGCTTTACATTGGTGGGGAAAATGTAGCGAAAGGATATCAAGATTCCCCTATATTGACTAAAGAAAATTTCATTAATAATCCTCTTAATGAAAATGAAATTCTCTACAAAACAGGTGATCTAGGTTACAGATCCTTAGATGGTAATATACATTACTTAGGTAGAATTGATCATCAAATTAAATTACGTGGTTTCAGGATAGAATTATTGGAAATTGAAGCAACAGCTTTGAAAACTAAACTTGTTTCTGAAGCACATGCTGGAATAATTGATGATGAAAACGGTGGGAAAGTACTTTCTTTATGGATTGTTCCTACTAAAGAAGACCTAAATAAGGAAGAGCTTACGACAGAATTAAAAAAGTACTTACCAAATTACATGGTTCCAAATGTAATCTTCAAATTAAGTAAACTGCCTTTAAATAAAAATGGGAAAATTGATAAAACGCAATTACCTTATAACTTAGAGACTAAAAAGGAGTCTGAACAAATGTTCAATGAGAATGAAAAAGTCTTATTAAACGTTTGGAAAGATGTTTTAGGCCTGAAAGATATTGCTATAGAAGACAATTTTTTTAGCATAGGAGGAGACTCAATAAAAGCTATTCAAATTGTAGCCAGATTAAAGGGTTTAGACATGAATATAGTAATGAATGATCTGTTTCTATATCAAACTATTAAATCACTAGCTCCACACTTGAAAAATAATAGACAACTACAAGTTAATCAGGATGAAATTTATGGAGATTGCGAAACTAGTTGTGTTCAGGATTGGCACTTAAACTCACCAAACAGCTCCTTGAACCATTTCAATCAGGGTGTAATTATTGAAATGAAGAATGGTGAAATGTTAAAGGGAAATATTAACCATGCGTTAACAATGTTATGTAAACATCATGATTTACTAAGACTCTCTGTAAAGAATGGCAAAGAATTATATATTAAAGAATTCAATAATAATGCAAATGAATTTTTCCATATTCAAGAAATCTCCGAGGCCCTAGATGGTGATGCACTCAAAATGGAATTAAATAATGTTCAATCTCACATTCAATTAGAAGGCCCACTAATTGCAGTAGGCTATCAAAAGGCTAAAACCAATGGTAAGTTATTTATCTTTGTACATCATATTTCAGTAGACGTGGTTTCATGGAGTATCATAATTGAAGATTTTGTTTCATTATTAAGAAATAAAGATCATTTACTCCCCCTTAAAACCACGCCTTTCTCATTATGGGCAAGAGAGTTAAAAAACTGGGCGAATACTAAAGCACTTGAAGGTGATAAGCAATACTGGTTAAATGTAAGTGAAACTTACAAAAATATAAACAATAATCTTCCTATTTTAACATCACCATACAGCTACACAAGTAATAGAAAGGTTACTCTCAATAATGATTTAAGTAAATCATTAAATACTAATGCTAATTATGCTTATGGTACAACTGTTTTACATTTATTACTAACAATTATTAGCAGTACAATTAATCATTACTATTCGCAAGAAAATTTACTTGTTAATTTGGAAGGTCATGGAAGAGAGCATTTTAGTAATAATATTGATGTAAACAGAACAGTTGGATGGTTTACTAGTACGTTTCCAGCTTTGCTAAATAACGGTCTTACTCTAGGTAACACAATTAAAAATATCAAAGAAACAATAAATAATATCCCTCGAAAAGGAATTGGATTTGGAGCATTATTAAATTCTAGTGACATTCTAGATAAAGATGAAAAAACAAGAATCAAAAAATTAAAGCCGTCTGTGAACTTCAACTTTTTAGGTAACCAAGAAAATCAAGACATTAATTTAGATATAAAAGTTGACTTTTTACCTACTGATTTAACGGTTTCACAAGATTATATAATGGATTTCATTTTAGATATCATTGCATATCAAAAAAATGGGCACATTGTATTTGAATTTCGCTATCCGAAAAATTTATTTGATGAACATGAATTTAATTATTTTACAAATTTATTAATTGAAAACTGTGCTAAAATCGTTTCACATTGTTTAGAGCAAACAAAAATTGAAAAAACAGCTTCAGACTTTAGAGATTCAAATCTAACGGAGTCGGAATTAAACGATATCTTTGATGACTTACAAATTTAA